TCAATTCATTCCTACCTACTATGAGTGAATCTTTTAACACTCCCTGGATATCATTATTGTCTAACGTTCCACTATATGTAACTCTGATGAACTTCGTGCTTGCGTCTATAGAATATGACATCGGAATATTCCTTTCGTTTACTGCTTAACTGATTGGGAAGCGATCGGTTAACATATCCACCACACCACGATTGATCGGTTATCACGGTACATATTTTGTTAGTGGCGCAATCACGTTAAAAAGTAATTCAAGTTCTATGTTTTTGCAAATTCCATTTATGTCTTTCAAGTGAGCTGTTAGAATGCGGCGTTTTAATAAAATACATAAATCAAATTTAATTGCAGCTCATCGACAGTTTTGATATCCGCAAACGGCAATTCGATATCTGTTGCATAATGGCCGCTGGAAAGATTTTTCATTTTGAAAAGGAGTTCCAATTTTATTGGCTGCCACAAAATATGTTCCCGCGAAATCGAGGCGGCAAAAAAAGGTCCGCTTTTCGTTTCATCTTCAAATGTCATTGTTTTACCTGACGTAATTCCTTTTCGAGTTGCAGTAAATCTGTCGAATGTGAATCCCAGACCGAACGTAAGACAATATCCATCATATACTGCTTGAGGTATGTTGATGCTGAACTCATAAGCAGTGAACGACGATGTGCTGTTGATATGTTCTAGACTGTTAGGCGAAGGAGGCATCATGAAACCATACGTCAAATAACCATCATAGGATCTTTCATGCGTGGCATAAATATATTCGACTTACAGGTTTACCTTCCAGATATGCTTGCTGAGAGATCCCCCCACACCAATCGGATTTTGTATTTCATAATTATGAGTCCAGATTATCACAGGAGAAATTCCGATCTCCTGTGCATTGATATTCGTAGAAAGAAATATCGAAAAGAATAAAATAAGTGATTTATTCATATCGATTGCGACTCAAGGACTGTAATACCATCAATCACAAAGTTAAAAAATATATCTTATATTGATCGATTAATTAGACCCACTTTCGATTATTCAGTTGTTGATCCCTTTGATGAGTTGCATACCCCAATGATAGGGCTCAAAAAACCTGCTATTTCCATGGAAGTGCAGATCGAGACCGCCGATCGAACCAAGAATCGTCTCTTGGTCGGGTCGCAAATGAACAATTGGGCCGCGCGGTGTTTTTATGTCTTTTCGCCAATGAAGGATAGCTGCTACACCAGATTGTTTGAGAATTCGAGAAGCCTCTTCAAGCAACAGTCTTCGTTCGTTGAAGTGCAGGATATTAAAAAGTAATATCATTCCGACGCTCTCTGAGTCTAATCCTGTTCCCATTTCAAGAACATCGCGAAGAG
The genomic region above belongs to Ignavibacteriales bacterium and contains:
- a CDS encoding class I SAM-dependent methyltransferase, giving the protein MKVIDSGMPDEIYWNSLFNISHIVHWLDLENITGPIVEIGCGYGTFTVPVAKKTHAQVIAFDIEPNMLETARHNVQQSGLFNVQFSLRDVLEMGTGLDSESVGMILLFNILHFNERRLLLEEASRILKQSGVAAILHWRKDIKTPRGPIVHLRPDQETILGSIGGLDLHFHGNSRFFEPYHWGMQLIKGINN